From a single Pseudomonas cremoricolorata genomic region:
- the aroQ gene encoding type II 3-dehydroquinate dehydratase, with translation MATLLVLHGPNLNLLGTREPGHYGAATLAQINQDLEQRARAAGHHLQHLQSNAEYELIERIHAARDEGVDFIVINPAAFTHTSVALRDALLAVSIPFIEVHLSNVHKREPFRHHSYFSDVAVGVICGLGATGYRLALESALEHLAANAQP, from the coding sequence ATGGCAACCCTACTGGTCCTGCACGGCCCCAACCTGAACCTGCTGGGCACCCGCGAGCCGGGCCACTATGGCGCCGCCACCCTCGCCCAGATCAATCAGGACCTGGAGCAGCGTGCGCGTGCCGCAGGCCATCACCTGCAGCATTTGCAGAGCAATGCCGAGTACGAACTGATCGAGCGTATTCACGCAGCCCGTGACGAGGGCGTCGACTTCATCGTAATCAACCCGGCGGCGTTCACCCACACCAGCGTCGCGCTACGTGACGCATTGCTGGCAGTGAGCATCCCATTCATCGAAGTGCATCTGTCCAACGTGCACAAACGCGAACCGTTCCGTCACCACTCCTACTTTTCCGATGTTGCCGTAGGGGTGATCTGCGGCCTGGGCGCCACCGGCTACCGCTTGGCCCTGGAGTCCGCGCTGGAACACCTGGCTGCCAACGCACAGCCCTGA
- a CDS encoding methyl-accepting chemotaxis protein, producing the protein MRLKLLTNFNTLLLVTVCIALGATLWWSQQALQRPYQMMERYLGLAQQFQSDVSSNVQAYLASGDALRHAAAVQGTEQLQAELAAWPAELADTLHPSLNQLQAFAGSDLLAAGKLAGDPQALLLQAERELGANLEQLARYADGSDTPLADRYRAPLLEAAVHLARLSLARDKLVSSGRAELAAEVERELQQIDAQAEHLDALALLGVTAPAQSSSDDFAAMMGLQSEAQKAPEDLGVDLKRQLHSLLGRYPAELQRTREQIERRTALAASTQAHLDAVQQAIAALEPQVRGLHGQIQGEVRTLQVLMIAVILLIAVLIDTLQRRMARTLSNLAPALSRWAEGDFAETISLGRTNRELHDIQDSLNRLRQYLVELVGTLRHHAEQVGGSSHALADMSSALHDGAERQASDTAQIRDALGELETTIVQVASDASAAANAGHDAGRAVQHGQQVIGSSLSGLRTLVDEVQGNARSIEQLAEESATIGGVLTVIRSIAEQTNLLALNAAIEAARAGEMGRGFAVVADEVRSLAQRTTGATGEIQSLIDRLQQAARQSVAGMRTQLEHARTTASQAEAADGALDEIVRAIDTIAATAVRIADATAQQRGAVSEIRDHSERIHELGNDNLQRIGEGREQGGQLLRLGGELNTAVRAFRV; encoded by the coding sequence ATGCGTCTGAAGCTGCTGACCAACTTCAATACCCTGCTGCTGGTAACCGTGTGCATCGCCCTCGGCGCGACCCTGTGGTGGTCGCAGCAGGCGCTGCAACGCCCCTACCAGATGATGGAGCGCTACCTGGGCCTGGCGCAGCAGTTCCAGAGCGACGTGTCGAGCAACGTGCAAGCGTACCTGGCCAGCGGCGATGCCCTGCGCCATGCCGCTGCCGTGCAGGGCACCGAACAGCTGCAGGCTGAACTGGCCGCCTGGCCGGCCGAACTGGCCGACACCTTGCACCCCAGCCTCAATCAATTGCAGGCCTTTGCCGGCAGTGACCTGCTGGCTGCCGGCAAGCTCGCAGGCGACCCCCAGGCCCTGCTCCTGCAGGCCGAACGCGAGCTGGGCGCCAACCTCGAACAGCTCGCACGCTATGCCGATGGCAGCGACACGCCCCTCGCCGACCGCTACCGCGCGCCACTGCTGGAGGCCGCCGTACACCTGGCGCGACTGTCGCTGGCGCGCGACAAACTGGTCAGCAGCGGCCGCGCCGAGCTGGCCGCGGAAGTCGAGCGCGAGTTGCAGCAGATCGACGCTCAGGCCGAGCATCTGGATGCGCTGGCGCTGCTTGGCGTCACTGCGCCAGCGCAGTCGAGCAGCGATGATTTCGCCGCCATGATGGGCTTGCAGAGCGAGGCGCAGAAAGCCCCGGAAGACCTCGGCGTCGACCTCAAGCGCCAGTTGCACAGCCTGCTTGGCCGCTATCCCGCAGAATTGCAGCGCACCCGCGAGCAGATCGAACGGCGTACGGCACTGGCGGCCAGCACGCAAGCGCATCTGGACGCGGTGCAGCAGGCGATCGCCGCGCTGGAGCCGCAGGTGCGTGGCCTGCATGGGCAGATCCAGGGCGAGGTGCGCACCCTGCAAGTGCTGATGATCGCGGTGATTCTGCTGATCGCGGTGCTGATCGACACCTTGCAACGACGCATGGCGCGGACCTTGAGCAATCTGGCGCCGGCGCTGTCGCGCTGGGCCGAAGGTGATTTCGCCGAGACCATCTCGCTGGGGCGTACCAACCGCGAACTGCACGACATTCAGGATTCGCTCAACCGCCTGCGCCAATACCTGGTGGAGCTGGTCGGCACCCTGCGCCACCATGCCGAGCAGGTCGGCGGCAGCAGCCATGCCCTGGCCGACATGAGCAGCGCCCTGCATGACGGTGCCGAACGCCAGGCCAGCGACACCGCGCAGATCCGCGATGCCCTGGGCGAGCTGGAGACGACCATCGTTCAGGTCGCCAGCGACGCCAGCGCCGCGGCCAACGCCGGGCACGATGCCGGGCGCGCCGTGCAACACGGCCAGCAGGTGATCGGCAGCAGTTTGTCGGGGCTGCGTACGCTGGTCGACGAGGTGCAGGGCAATGCCCGCAGCATCGAACAGCTGGCCGAGGAATCGGCCACCATCGGCGGCGTGCTGACGGTGATTCGCTCGATTGCCGAGCAGACCAACCTGCTGGCCCTGAACGCCGCCATCGAGGCGGCGCGGGCCGGGGAAATGGGCCGCGGCTTTGCCGTGGTCGCCGACGAAGTACGTTCGCTGGCCCAGCGCACCACAGGCGCTACCGGGGAAATCCAGAGCCTGATCGACCGCCTGCAACAGGCCGCGCGGCAATCGGTGGCGGGCATGCGTACCCAGCTCGAACACGCCCGCACCACCGCCAGCCAGGCCGAGGCGGCAGACGGCGCGCTGGATGAGATCGTGCGCGCCATCGACACCATCGCCGCCACCGCCGTGCGCATCGCCGATGCCACCGCGCAGCAGCGCGGTGCGGTCAGCGAAATCCGCGACCACAGCGAACGCATTCATGAGCTGGGCAACGACAACCTGCAACGCATCGGCGAAGGCCGTGAACAAGGCGGTCAGTTGCTGCGCCTGGGCGGTGAACTCAATACCGCGGTACGAGCGTTTCGCGTGTGA
- the accB gene encoding acetyl-CoA carboxylase biotin carboxyl carrier protein, protein MDIRKVKKLIELLEESGIDELEIKEGEESVRISRHSKTPAAQQFYAPAPAPAAAPVAAAPAAAAAPAAEAAAPALKGTVIRSPMVGTFYRKPSPTSPNFAEVGQSVKKGDTLCIVEAMKMMNHIEADIGGVIDAILVEDGQPVEYDQPLFTVV, encoded by the coding sequence ATGGATATCCGTAAAGTCAAGAAACTGATCGAGCTGCTGGAAGAGTCTGGCATCGACGAGCTGGAGATCAAGGAAGGCGAAGAGTCCGTCCGTATCAGCCGTCACAGCAAGACCCCGGCTGCTCAGCAGTTCTACGCTCCTGCCCCGGCTCCGGCCGCTGCTCCAGTGGCCGCAGCCCCTGCAGCCGCCGCCGCGCCAGCCGCCGAAGCGGCCGCTCCGGCCCTCAAAGGCACCGTGATCCGCTCGCCGATGGTCGGCACTTTCTACCGCAAGCCTTCGCCGACCTCGCCGAACTTCGCTGAAGTCGGTCAGAGCGTGAAGAAAGGCGACACCCTGTGCATCGTCGAAGCCATGAAGATGATGAACCACATCGAAGCCGACATCGGCGGCGTCATCGATGCCATCCTGGTGGAAGACGGTCAGCCGGTTGAGTACGACCAGCCGCTGTTCACCGTCGTTTGA
- the dsbD gene encoding protein-disulfide reductase DsbD has protein sequence MRRLFLLLLLLLTTPVFAAGLLDNRPSATLGAAASSNQADFLPVEQAFQLSLVKADAQSITVRFVATDGYYLYKHRFQFHSEPADVALGAALIPPGEAKHDEFFGDVEVYHGVLDIELPRPASASHAFTLLVGYQGCADKGLCYPPQTQRLEIPGDGPAPSGATLATEQGWTWKSLLLFFLAGLGLTFTPCVLPMLPILSGVVLRGQVGGARGLALSLAYVLPMAASFAVLGALMGLFGASLNLQAQLQSAWVLVPFALFFVVFALAMFGLFEIKLPQALSSRLDSVASRTRGGSLLGAAVLGVLSSLLVSPCVSAPLAGALLYISASGDALGGALKLFALGLGMGAPLLLVATGGAAWLPKSGPWMNTVKNAIGVLLLGLAIGLLSRVLPGPLTLLLVGLLAAGVALFLGTLEWVVKTPRQRLAQLLGLLLLSYALACWYGALSGQGDPLRPLPGAVPAVAGAAQPGTQWQTISSPAALDAALAAAKAEGRPVLLDWYADWCISCKVIEHEVLNAPSVQGPLGDYRLLRFDITQSNAEQRALLDRYGLFGPPALLFFAANGEEVRGERVVGEINVGDFVEVLSRVGSILNR, from the coding sequence ATGCGCCGCCTGTTCCTCCTGCTGCTCCTGCTGCTGACCACACCGGTATTCGCCGCCGGGCTGCTCGACAACCGCCCCAGCGCCACCCTCGGCGCCGCTGCCAGCAGCAACCAGGCCGATTTTCTGCCGGTCGAGCAAGCGTTCCAGCTAAGCCTGGTCAAGGCCGACGCCCAGTCGATCACCGTGCGCTTCGTGGCCACCGACGGCTACTACCTTTATAAGCACCGCTTCCAGTTCCACAGCGAACCGGCCGATGTTGCGCTGGGCGCAGCGCTGATTCCGCCGGGCGAGGCCAAGCACGACGAATTCTTCGGCGATGTCGAGGTGTACCACGGCGTGCTCGACATCGAGCTGCCGCGCCCCGCCAGCGCCAGCCACGCCTTCACCCTGCTGGTGGGCTATCAGGGCTGCGCCGACAAGGGCCTGTGCTACCCGCCGCAGACCCAACGCCTGGAGATTCCCGGTGATGGCCCCGCGCCGAGCGGGGCGACGTTGGCAACCGAACAGGGCTGGACCTGGAAATCGCTGCTGCTGTTCTTCCTCGCCGGACTCGGCCTGACCTTCACCCCCTGCGTGCTGCCGATGCTGCCGATTCTCTCGGGGGTGGTCTTGCGCGGTCAGGTCGGGGGCGCGCGCGGCCTGGCACTGTCGCTGGCCTACGTGCTGCCGATGGCCGCCAGCTTCGCAGTGCTGGGCGCCTTGATGGGCCTGTTCGGTGCCAGTCTCAACTTGCAGGCACAACTGCAATCGGCCTGGGTGCTGGTGCCGTTCGCGCTGTTCTTCGTGGTGTTTGCCCTGGCCATGTTCGGCCTGTTCGAAATCAAGCTGCCGCAGGCGTTGAGCAGCCGCCTCGACAGCGTCGCCAGCCGCACGCGTGGTGGCTCGCTGCTGGGTGCGGCGGTACTGGGCGTGCTGTCCAGCCTGCTGGTATCGCCCTGCGTGTCGGCGCCGCTGGCCGGTGCCCTGCTGTATATCAGCGCCAGCGGTGATGCGCTGGGCGGGGCTTTGAAACTGTTCGCCCTGGGCCTGGGCATGGGCGCGCCGCTGCTGCTGGTGGCCACCGGTGGCGCGGCCTGGCTGCCGAAAAGCGGGCCGTGGATGAATACGGTGAAGAACGCCATCGGCGTGTTGCTGCTGGGCCTGGCCATCGGCCTGCTCAGCCGCGTGCTGCCAGGGCCGCTGACACTGTTGCTGGTCGGCTTGCTGGCTGCTGGCGTGGCGCTGTTCCTCGGCACGCTCGAGTGGGTAGTGAAGACCCCACGCCAGCGCTTGGCGCAACTGCTCGGCCTGCTGCTGCTGAGCTACGCGCTGGCCTGCTGGTATGGCGCGCTCAGCGGCCAGGGCGACCCACTGCGGCCCTTGCCCGGCGCAGTGCCAGCGGTGGCCGGCGCCGCCCAGCCCGGCACTCAGTGGCAGACCATCAGCAGCCCGGCAGCGCTGGATGCGGCGTTGGCCGCGGCCAAGGCTGAAGGTCGCCCGGTACTGCTCGACTGGTACGCCGACTGGTGCATCAGTTGCAAGGTGATCGAACACGAAGTGCTCAACGCGCCCAGCGTACAAGGCCCGCTCGGCGATTATCGCCTGCTGCGTTTCGATATCACCCAGAGCAACGCCGAACAGCGCGCCCTGCTCGACCGCTACGGCCTGTTCGGCCCGCCTGCGCTGTTGTTCTTTGCTGCGAACGGCGAGGAAGTGCGCGGCGAACGGGTGGTTGGCGAGATCAACGTCGGCGATTTCGTCGAGGTGCTGTCGCGTGTGGGCTCGATCCTGAACCGATGA